A genomic segment from Nodularia sphaerocarpa UHCC 0038 encodes:
- a CDS encoding tetratricopeptide repeat protein, which produces MGGEKISELIRVANALVIPKTGICLTDVQQSILEQVFRSKKLKEIQVTGYSDSTVQRVFCPKLWDLLSDATGTKIRINTVRLVLEKLLQEPKYHQSHKGEIATVIEPLSVSAPMPPKRLRHNLPAPSCTTFVGREEEIARLLELLSSRHSAHLVSVDGIGGVGKTTLVLEAAYLCLHASDNNGAFLGVPTFDSIIFTSAKQSYLTSSGLLPSLAPRRTLRDIFHQIARRLNGLDITGMSFEEQLDLIKDALSCQRTLLIVDNLETVDNQQDVLAFLYELPPTVKAVITTREQIVFVPVRLTSMPESDGICLIKHEAQEKSVYLTHQDTQALYKVTGGIPVAISYAIGQLANGYSIQEVLGRVSQSTGDVARFCFDNSVKPLTGQSAHKLLMALALFPISALQDALVQVAVPEMNLNTTSADLARLRGLSLVRQENNRYSMLPLTREYALAELQIHPDFEREARERWISWYLNFSQRYIGQDAKGWQVQFDGLEEEWQNLQAAIEWCMVEGRYAQMLKFWQNLAAYTHIMGRRESRLRYWDEGLTWTAWLIPAAEQRGDWSVLAQVMVDRAWTLTSMGKPQQLEEADELFTKAWELRHYHEGLFMLTLARNIAVLRIQQHRLDQAQSWLTKATEVLAQTQLDEPQRSRQLVQIRYYQGEIFFKNQKYEPAKLIFQETLEIAQSMNWIRAIFCTQNWLADIAIKESRLDEAEGLLTAGLRVAKANYDKSRMAFCQRSLSSLAKAQGNLVAAHDWAIQALENFEKLGMLPEVEETQNLLRSLDI; this is translated from the coding sequence ATGGGCGGTGAAAAAATATCGGAACTTATCAGGGTAGCAAATGCTTTAGTTATCCCGAAAACAGGAATATGTTTAACAGATGTGCAGCAGTCAATTTTGGAGCAAGTCTTCAGAAGTAAAAAGCTGAAAGAAATTCAGGTGACTGGATATTCCGACAGCACTGTGCAACGAGTGTTTTGCCCAAAACTCTGGGATTTATTGTCAGATGCTACGGGGACTAAAATACGTATTAATACTGTAAGATTAGTATTAGAAAAATTATTACAAGAGCCAAAATATCATCAAAGTCACAAAGGGGAAATTGCTACCGTCATCGAACCGCTTTCAGTTTCTGCACCGATGCCTCCCAAACGGCTACGTCACAACTTACCTGCGCCTAGTTGCACGACATTTGTGGGACGAGAAGAGGAAATTGCCCGGCTTTTGGAGTTACTGTCCTCTAGGCATTCTGCACATTTGGTCAGCGTTGATGGTATTGGTGGTGTTGGTAAAACAACTCTTGTCCTAGAAGCCGCCTATCTGTGTTTACACGCCAGTGATAACAACGGCGCTTTTCTCGGTGTACCGACCTTCGATAGTATTATTTTTACTTCAGCTAAACAGTCTTACCTTACCTCCTCTGGCTTATTGCCCAGTTTAGCTCCCAGACGAACTTTACGTGATATTTTTCACCAGATTGCACGGAGATTGAATGGGTTAGATATTACAGGAATGAGTTTTGAAGAGCAATTAGATTTAATTAAAGATGCCCTCTCCTGTCAGCGGACATTGCTAATTGTGGATAATTTGGAGACAGTTGATAATCAGCAGGATGTGCTGGCATTTTTGTATGAATTGCCACCAACTGTCAAAGCTGTGATTACCACCCGTGAACAAATTGTGTTTGTACCTGTGCGATTAACATCCATGCCAGAGTCAGATGGTATTTGTTTAATTAAGCATGAAGCCCAAGAAAAATCCGTATACCTGACGCACCAAGATACTCAGGCTCTTTACAAAGTCACGGGGGGTATTCCAGTAGCCATCAGCTACGCTATCGGACAGTTAGCTAACGGTTACTCCATCCAGGAAGTGTTGGGAAGGGTATCTCAATCTACGGGAGATGTGGCGCGTTTTTGCTTTGATAATTCTGTAAAACCACTGACAGGACAATCAGCCCACAAGTTACTCATGGCACTAGCGTTATTTCCCATATCTGCTTTACAGGATGCCCTTGTACAAGTTGCAGTGCCAGAAATGAATTTGAATACCACAAGTGCTGACTTAGCTCGATTGCGAGGACTTTCTTTAGTTAGACAAGAGAATAATCGCTACAGTATGCTACCTCTGACCCGCGAGTATGCCCTTGCGGAACTTCAGATTCACCCTGACTTTGAACGAGAAGCAAGGGAGAGGTGGATTAGTTGGTATTTAAACTTTTCCCAAAGGTACATCGGACAGGATGCTAAAGGCTGGCAAGTACAGTTCGATGGTTTGGAGGAAGAGTGGCAAAATTTACAAGCGGCAATTGAGTGGTGTATGGTTGAGGGTCGATATGCTCAGATGTTGAAGTTTTGGCAAAATCTGGCAGCGTACACTCATATTATGGGTAGGCGAGAAAGTCGCTTGCGATACTGGGATGAAGGTCTGACTTGGACAGCCTGGCTGATTCCCGCAGCCGAACAACGTGGGGACTGGTCAGTTTTAGCACAAGTAATGGTTGACCGGGCTTGGACTCTGACATCTATGGGAAAGCCTCAGCAGTTAGAAGAAGCAGACGAACTATTTACCAAGGCTTGGGAGTTGCGTCACTATCATGAAGGTTTATTTATGTTGACTTTGGCGAGAAATATTGCAGTTTTACGGATTCAACAGCACAGGTTGGATCAAGCCCAGAGTTGGCTAACCAAAGCTACAGAAGTACTGGCACAAACACAACTAGACGAACCGCAGCGATCGCGCCAGTTAGTGCAAATTCGATATTATCAAGGTGAGATTTTCTTTAAAAATCAAAAATATGAGCCAGCCAAATTAATATTTCAAGAAACTTTAGAAATTGCACAATCGATGAACTGGATACGCGCTATTTTCTGTACGCAAAATTGGCTGGCTGATATTGCGATTAAAGAATCTAGACTAGATGAAGCGGAAGGACTTTTAACAGCAGGATTACGCGTAGCCAAAGCTAATTATGACAAAAGCCGCATGGCTTTTTGTCAGCGTTCATTATCTTCTTTAGCTAAGGCACAAGGAAATTTAGTTGCTGCTCATGATTGGGCAATTCAAGCATTAGAGAATTTTGAGAAGCTGGGGATGCTACCGGAGGTTGAGGAAACACAAAATTTGCTGCGATCGCTCGATATATAA